From a region of the Methanolinea sp. genome:
- a CDS encoding aminopeptidase P family protein has product MDALDATMAERGADAYVLIGSSENADLRYLTRFLTTDPVVYIRKRGNEGVLIVSQMEYGRALREAVVPAMSRADAGYLRILEEEKDRWRALARMITDYVNGPVLVPPTFPYALGMAIAERFPVYPDPGTVEKIRAVKSRGEIAHIGKVQRATEAAMDHAIDLIRHAKPRGGLLYLERRPLTSERVRSAIHGLLMSRGCTARETIVSCGEDTATPHLKGSGPLQEHEPIVIDIFPRSEESGYYSDMTRTVSRGEPSSEIVDMYGAVRDAQDRAAAAIRAGIEGSVVHQAVVDLFDERGYTTGLKGFTHNLGHGVGLEVHELPSLGPGGERLHAGNVVTNEPGLYYPGTGGVRIENIGVVTRSGFRCLTRFPRELVL; this is encoded by the coding sequence ATGGACGCCCTCGATGCCACAATGGCGGAACGTGGTGCGGATGCGTATGTCCTGATCGGATCTTCCGAGAATGCCGACCTGCGATACCTCACCCGGTTCCTCACCACGGATCCCGTGGTGTACATCAGGAAACGAGGGAACGAAGGAGTCCTCATCGTGTCACAGATGGAGTACGGGCGTGCTCTCCGCGAGGCCGTGGTTCCGGCCATGAGCCGGGCAGATGCCGGCTACCTGCGGATCCTCGAAGAAGAGAAGGATCGCTGGCGTGCACTGGCACGGATGATAACCGATTATGTGAACGGTCCTGTCCTCGTCCCCCCCACGTTCCCGTACGCCCTCGGCATGGCGATTGCAGAACGCTTCCCGGTCTATCCTGATCCCGGGACGGTGGAAAAGATCCGTGCCGTGAAGAGCCGCGGCGAGATCGCCCACATCGGGAAGGTGCAGCGTGCGACGGAAGCGGCGATGGATCATGCCATCGACTTGATCCGGCATGCAAAACCCCGCGGCGGACTTCTGTACCTGGAGAGAAGACCTCTCACCTCGGAGCGTGTCCGGTCAGCCATACACGGGTTGCTGATGAGCAGGGGGTGCACGGCCCGGGAGACCATCGTCTCCTGTGGAGAAGATACGGCAACCCCCCACCTGAAAGGAAGCGGCCCGCTCCAGGAACACGAACCGATTGTCATCGATATCTTTCCCAGGAGTGAGGAGAGCGGGTACTATTCTGACATGACCAGGACAGTGTCCCGCGGAGAGCCGTCATCTGAGATCGTGGACATGTACGGCGCCGTCCGTGACGCCCAGGATCGTGCTGCGGCCGCGATCCGGGCGGGGATCGAAGGGAGCGTGGTGCACCAGGCGGTTGTCGACCTGTTCGATGAGCGGGGCTATACCACCGGGCTGAAGGGGTTCACCCATAACCTCGGCCACGGTGTCGGCCTGGAGGTTCACGAGCTTCCCTCTCTCGGGCCCGGGGGAGAGAGGCTGCATGCCGGGAATGTGGTCACCAACGAGCCGGGACTGTACTATCCCGGCACCGGAGGGGTGCGGATCGAGAACATCGGTGTGGTCACCCGGAGCGGGTTCAGGTGCCTCACCCGCTTTCCCCGGGAGCTCGTGCTATGA
- a CDS encoding elongation factor 1-beta — MGDVVLIIRIMPESPEIDLEDLKSRITSAIGGLHDIREEPIGFGLKALKIAVVVSDAGGESDAVEARLNDLEGVERAEIVELTLT; from the coding sequence ATGGGAGATGTGGTTCTCATCATCCGGATCATGCCCGAATCTCCCGAAATAGACCTCGAAGATCTGAAATCGCGTATAACGTCCGCCATCGGAGGCCTGCACGATATCAGGGAAGAGCCGATCGGGTTTGGGCTCAAAGCGCTGAAAATTGCGGTGGTGGTCAGCGACGCCGGAGGAGAGAGCGATGCTGTTGAAGCCCGCCTCAACGATCTTGAGGGCGTCGAGCGTGCGGAGATCGTCGAACTGACCCTGACCTGA
- a CDS encoding type II methionyl aminopeptidase encodes MTTPALSDDAFDSYLEAGRIASRIRNAGAGLIHPGAAILEIVETVEQMVIDSGAGLAFPLNFSLNEDAAHDTASVRDERLLAVDDVVKLDLGVHLDGYIADTAVTVDLGDHPLLIEASSRALDAAITMVRPGATIGQISSAIQQEIEGRGFRPVANLTGHGLARYQIHTPPTIPNLSFQDGVTLEEGMVFAIEPFASTGSGRVTEKQRVEIFQQISTKPVRLPAARRILGVIRERRGMPFARRWIPGERQDIALSSLLTHGLVRAYPVLADVPGCVVSQHEHTLIVTANGCIVTTA; translated from the coding sequence ATGACGACCCCGGCCCTTTCTGATGATGCGTTCGATTCTTACCTGGAAGCAGGCAGGATTGCTTCCCGGATCCGGAATGCCGGAGCCGGGCTCATCCACCCCGGGGCTGCCATTCTCGAGATCGTAGAGACGGTCGAACAGATGGTCATTGACTCCGGGGCCGGGCTCGCATTTCCCTTAAACTTTTCCCTCAACGAGGATGCTGCCCATGATACGGCATCGGTGAGGGATGAGCGGCTTCTTGCTGTGGATGATGTCGTCAAGCTCGACCTCGGTGTTCACCTTGACGGATATATCGCTGATACTGCGGTAACGGTCGACCTGGGCGACCATCCGCTCCTGATCGAGGCATCATCCCGTGCTCTCGATGCAGCAATAACCATGGTAAGACCGGGAGCGACCATCGGTCAGATCAGCAGTGCAATCCAGCAGGAGATCGAGGGCAGGGGGTTTCGACCCGTGGCAAACCTGACCGGGCACGGCCTTGCCAGGTACCAGATCCATACCCCTCCCACGATTCCAAACCTTTCGTTCCAGGACGGGGTGACCCTCGAAGAAGGGATGGTCTTTGCTATTGAGCCGTTTGCAAGCACCGGTTCGGGCCGCGTGACCGAGAAACAGCGTGTTGAGATCTTCCAGCAGATCAGCACCAAACCGGTCCGGCTTCCTGCCGCCCGCAGGATCCTCGGCGTGATCAGGGAAAGGCGGGGCATGCCTTTTGCCCGCCGCTGGATACCTGGAGAACGACAGGATATTGCGCTCTCCTCCCTCCTTACTCATGGCCTTGTCCGTGCTTACCCGGTTCTTGCCGACGTCCCAGGGTGCGTCGTCTCCCAGCACGAACACACCCTTATCGTCACTGCCAACGGCTGTATCGTGACAACGGCCTGA
- a CDS encoding uridylate kinase has translation MKDPVVVKIGGSLADHVAPVLGTLRSCRQPALIVPGGGVFARLIRECPVDDDAAHWMAICAMEQFGWLIAAHGIPPVADLHVPETLEVLLPYLPLRNADPLPHTWEVTSDTIAAWVAASLSLDLVVLKSVDGIRSGGVLINRLSQPVETEVVDPSFIPFVISKKVRVVILNGRVPDRLESWLQGHPVTGTTIGF, from the coding sequence ATGAAGGATCCGGTGGTGGTCAAGATAGGGGGGAGCCTTGCAGACCATGTCGCACCGGTCCTGGGAACCCTTCGATCCTGCCGGCAGCCTGCCCTGATCGTTCCAGGCGGCGGGGTATTCGCACGCCTCATCAGGGAATGTCCGGTGGATGACGATGCTGCACACTGGATGGCGATCTGCGCCATGGAGCAGTTCGGCTGGCTCATCGCTGCGCATGGCATCCCGCCTGTTGCAGACCTGCACGTCCCGGAAACCCTCGAGGTTCTTCTCCCCTACCTTCCGCTCAGGAACGCGGATCCGCTCCCCCATACCTGGGAGGTGACCTCTGATACCATTGCCGCCTGGGTGGCAGCCTCGCTCTCGCTCGACCTCGTGGTGTTAAAGTCCGTTGACGGGATCCGGTCCGGCGGTGTGCTCATCAACAGGCTCTCGCAGCCGGTTGAGACGGAGGTTGTTGATCCGTCATTCATCCCCTTTGTCATATCGAAGAAAGTCCGTGTGGTGATCCTCAACGGCAGGGTCCCGGACAGACTGGAGTCGTGGCTGCAGGGGCACCCGGTGACCGGCACGACCATCGGCTTTTAA
- a CDS encoding winged helix-turn-helix transcriptional regulator, translated as MHDVNLPPSSRTVLQLLDEGGAMTHKEIVSRSNLAPRTVRYALKKLKENKLIIEKFNFRDARQIIYQNREPQQVPA; from the coding sequence ATGCATGACGTGAACCTCCCCCCCTCGTCAAGGACCGTCCTGCAGCTGCTCGATGAAGGCGGTGCAATGACCCACAAGGAGATTGTCAGCCGCAGTAACCTGGCACCGCGGACCGTCAGGTACGCATTGAAAAAGCTCAAGGAAAACAAGCTGATCATTGAAAAATTCAATTTCAGGGATGCCCGGCAGATCATTTACCAGAACCGGGAACCCCAGCAGGTGCCCGCATGA
- a CDS encoding helix-turn-helix domain-containing protein produces MKDAGCDIRVCDIMVRKYLPAMRAEMVLRLVQREGISQSDAAKRLGVSRAAISQYLSGKRGESRIELSGELSTLIDKWAHSVAGLDAGITVCDICRLTLKRD; encoded by the coding sequence ATGAAGGATGCAGGGTGCGACATCCGGGTCTGTGACATCATGGTCCGGAAGTATCTCCCTGCCATGCGTGCGGAAATGGTCCTCCGCCTCGTTCAACGCGAGGGTATCAGCCAGAGTGACGCGGCAAAACGGCTCGGGGTGAGCAGGGCTGCAATTTCCCAATACCTGAGCGGGAAGAGAGGCGAGTCGAGGATCGAACTTTCCGGCGAACTCAGCACGCTGATCGACAAATGGGCGCACTCGGTTGCCGGATTGGATGCAGGGATCACCGTGTGTGACATCTGCCGCCTGACCCTGAAAAGAGACTGA
- a CDS encoding phospholipase, with protein sequence MRRLCFFLILLLVGPVSGIAIVEFCPDPFLSGDPDEYVVLEGTGSLDGIVVSDGEGGFRFPAGSDISGRLVVARNSAAYLETHGMYPDFEVYDYSPIVPDVVRSGTFQLSNSGDQLMLYENSRLVQEVVWPRDVTARQGQVHFYEGGSWDPRVLMLGQSRFTPAVFTEVDGVAFTAPDCSLEIFEDAVEAAEVSILVNVYEFTSPRMARDLIDARARGVEVRVLLEGGPVGGISDEEQEVIRLLREGGVPVSIMISNEQVHAPYRFDHAKFMVIDTDIVVVTSENFKENGFPEPGTSGNRGWGVALEDPRVAGYFRDVFSYDINGRWAVPATGEPGSCESWARPSYGVEFLPIRFSNATVIPVIAPDTSRLVEDLIDQASESIDIEQAYITNQSDGSLNPFLARAVEAARNGVRVRVLLDSYYYNTDGDEDNDELVAVLNALARREGIPLEARCADLAGNNIEKIHNKGVIVDRRKVLVSSINWNTNSPTFNREAGVIVDHPDVGEYYSRVFEDDWEAGGAGRRAGPDLQKVGIATVTVGLLVLVWAWRRRTVWRR encoded by the coding sequence ATGCGCAGGCTCTGTTTTTTCCTGATCCTGTTGCTGGTTGGGCCGGTTTCCGGAATAGCAATCGTAGAATTCTGCCCGGATCCGTTCCTGTCCGGTGATCCCGACGAGTACGTGGTGCTTGAAGGTACGGGGAGCCTTGATGGGATCGTTGTCTCGGATGGTGAGGGGGGGTTCCGGTTCCCGGCAGGATCCGACATATCGGGACGGCTGGTCGTTGCCCGGAACAGTGCCGCATATCTGGAGACTCATGGGATGTATCCGGATTTTGAAGTGTATGACTACAGTCCGATTGTTCCAGACGTGGTCAGGAGTGGTACCTTCCAGCTCTCGAACAGCGGGGACCAACTGATGCTCTATGAGAATAGCCGCCTGGTCCAGGAGGTCGTATGGCCGCGTGATGTTACAGCCCGGCAAGGGCAGGTTCATTTTTACGAGGGGGGCTCCTGGGACCCAAGGGTGCTGATGCTCGGGCAGTCGCGGTTCACTCCGGCGGTCTTTACCGAGGTTGACGGTGTCGCGTTTACTGCACCGGACTGCTCGCTCGAGATATTCGAGGATGCTGTTGAAGCCGCTGAGGTGAGCATTCTCGTCAATGTCTACGAGTTTACCTCGCCCCGCATGGCGCGAGATCTCATCGATGCGCGGGCACGGGGGGTGGAAGTCCGGGTTCTCCTTGAAGGAGGGCCGGTAGGGGGCATCAGCGATGAAGAGCAGGAAGTTATCAGACTCCTTCGCGAAGGAGGGGTACCGGTCTCGATCATGATATCGAATGAACAGGTCCATGCTCCCTACCGGTTTGATCATGCCAAGTTCATGGTAATAGACACGGATATTGTGGTCGTCACGAGCGAGAATTTCAAGGAGAATGGCTTTCCTGAACCGGGCACGTCGGGAAACCGGGGATGGGGGGTTGCACTCGAAGATCCCCGTGTAGCCGGCTATTTCCGTGACGTGTTCTCATATGACATTAACGGCAGATGGGCGGTACCTGCCACGGGAGAACCGGGCTCTTGCGAGTCATGGGCCAGGCCTTCATACGGCGTGGAATTTCTCCCTATCAGGTTCTCCAATGCGACGGTAATCCCGGTCATTGCTCCTGATACGAGCCGGCTTGTAGAGGATCTCATTGACCAGGCTTCAGAAAGCATCGATATTGAACAGGCATACATAACCAACCAGAGCGACGGCTCCTTGAATCCCTTCCTTGCCCGTGCCGTGGAGGCCGCAAGAAATGGGGTCCGGGTGCGGGTCCTCCTCGATTCATACTACTACAACACCGATGGAGACGAGGATAATGATGAGCTGGTTGCCGTCCTGAACGCACTTGCACGAAGAGAGGGTATTCCCCTCGAAGCCCGCTGTGCGGACCTTGCTGGAAACAACATCGAGAAGATCCACAACAAGGGTGTGATTGTCGACCGGAGGAAGGTCCTGGTCAGCAGCATCAACTGGAATACCAACTCGCCGACCTTCAACCGGGAAGCCGGGGTGATTGTCGACCATCCCGATGTCGGCGAGTACTATTCACGGGTTTTTGAAGATGACTGGGAAGCGGGGGGAGCAGGCCGAAGGGCAGGGCCTGACCTGCAGAAGGTAGGGATTGCCACGGTCACTGTCGGTCTCCTGGTACTGGTATGGGCCTGGAGGAGGAGAACGGTATGGCGTCGCTAA
- a CDS encoding DUF1610 domain-containing protein: MTIRKCTSCNVPLALEGATEFGCPKCGFEIMRCVRCREQSIHYVCPKCGFRGP; encoded by the coding sequence GTGACGATCCGCAAGTGTACATCATGCAATGTCCCCCTCGCGCTCGAAGGGGCTACAGAATTCGGGTGCCCGAAATGCGGGTTCGAGATCATGCGATGTGTCCGGTGCAGGGAACAGAGTATCCACTATGTGTGCCCGAAATGCGGGTTCAGGGGGCCCTGA
- a CDS encoding carboxylating nicotinate-nucleotide diphosphorylase, with translation MEDPDLLLSFIHEDAPFGDITSDAVIGTVRCRAHIVAREEGVIAGIEEAVFLFRHFGVDVNPLVADGDSVRAGTAVLELAGPARQILLVERTALNILGRMSGIASLTRRCVLLLSQSGRNCRIAATRKTAPGLRKLDKKAVVIGGGDPHRFSLSDGILIKDNHLALVRIDDAVRAAKQASCYRKVEVEVTTLQEAVMAAEAGADILMFDNMTPAQVTAAIGTLRDRGLTDRLQIEISGGIDEGNLLSYALPGVDLISAGMLTHSVKNLDISLDIVPENPKHP, from the coding sequence ATGGAAGACCCTGACCTTCTCCTCTCATTCATCCACGAGGACGCCCCGTTTGGGGATATCACATCAGATGCCGTCATCGGTACGGTCCGGTGCCGTGCGCACATCGTTGCCCGGGAAGAAGGTGTAATCGCCGGCATCGAAGAGGCTGTTTTCCTCTTCAGGCACTTCGGCGTCGACGTCAACCCCCTGGTGGCAGACGGTGACAGTGTCCGTGCCGGGACGGCGGTTCTCGAACTTGCTGGTCCGGCACGACAAATCCTCCTTGTAGAGCGGACCGCCCTGAACATTTTGGGAAGGATGAGCGGGATTGCCTCCCTGACACGGCGTTGCGTCCTCCTGCTCTCGCAGTCGGGAAGGAACTGCAGGATTGCCGCCACCCGGAAGACCGCCCCGGGGCTCAGGAAGCTCGACAAGAAAGCAGTCGTCATTGGTGGCGGAGACCCCCACCGGTTCAGCCTCTCCGACGGCATCCTGATCAAGGATAACCACCTTGCCCTGGTCCGGATCGATGATGCGGTCCGGGCGGCAAAACAGGCATCGTGTTACCGGAAGGTCGAAGTCGAGGTCACCACGCTGCAGGAGGCGGTTATGGCGGCAGAGGCCGGCGCCGATATCCTCATGTTTGACAACATGACTCCCGCCCAGGTGACGGCTGCAATCGGAACCCTCCGTGACCGCGGGTTGACCGATCGCCTCCAAATCGAGATATCCGGTGGAATCGACGAGGGAAACCTGCTTTCCTACGCACTTCCTGGGGTTGACCTCATCAGCGCTGGCATGCTCACCCACAGTGTTAAGAACCTTGATATCAGCCTCGATATCGTGCCGGAAAATCCCAAACACCCCTGA
- the nadA gene encoding quinolinate synthase NadA: MRIQDRIRALKEERGAVILAHNYQRPEIQDVADIVGDSLELAISAKETDAAVIVLCGVDFMAETAKILNPGKTVLLPVKDATCPMAHQLTPDKIREARAAHPEASVVLYVNSTAESKALADIVCTSANAVKVVRSLRTREVLFGPDCNLAAYVQNLIPEKEIIPVPEDGHCYVHEVFTPDDLDRARKRGGRIICHPECRPEIQKGADVIASTGGMVRAAPGAETWNVLTERGMGYRLERLFPTKTFYTKQEAICVDMKKTTLQDLFRSLERMQYEVILDPVVASHARAAIDRMIALGR; encoded by the coding sequence ATGAGGATCCAGGACCGGATACGTGCCCTGAAGGAGGAGAGGGGCGCGGTCATCCTCGCCCATAATTACCAGCGGCCGGAGATCCAGGACGTGGCAGATATCGTCGGGGACAGCCTGGAACTGGCAATATCGGCAAAAGAGACGGATGCAGCAGTGATCGTCCTGTGTGGCGTCGATTTCATGGCAGAGACGGCCAAGATCCTCAATCCCGGAAAGACGGTACTCCTGCCGGTGAAGGATGCAACCTGCCCGATGGCACACCAGCTCACGCCGGACAAAATCCGCGAGGCACGGGCTGCCCACCCCGAAGCATCAGTAGTACTCTATGTCAACAGTACTGCGGAGAGCAAGGCGCTTGCCGATATCGTATGCACATCTGCAAATGCGGTCAAGGTGGTCCGATCGCTTCGTACCCGGGAAGTCCTCTTCGGCCCGGACTGCAACCTTGCTGCATATGTCCAGAACCTCATCCCTGAAAAAGAGATCATCCCCGTCCCGGAAGACGGGCACTGCTACGTGCATGAAGTCTTCACCCCGGATGACCTTGACAGGGCACGAAAACGCGGGGGCAGGATCATCTGTCACCCCGAATGCAGACCCGAAATCCAAAAGGGAGCTGACGTCATTGCATCGACCGGAGGTATGGTCCGGGCCGCTCCCGGCGCCGAGACCTGGAACGTCCTGACCGAAAGGGGCATGGGTTACCGGCTGGAGAGGCTCTTTCCCACGAAAACGTTCTACACCAAGCAGGAGGCGATCTGCGTGGACATGAAAAAGACCACCCTGCAGGACCTCTTCCGCTCGCTCGAGCGGATGCAGTACGAAGTTATCCTCGATCCGGTGGTTGCTTCCCATGCCCGGGCGGCAATCGACCGCATGATTGCCCTTGGGAGGTAG
- a CDS encoding HEAT repeat domain-containing protein gives MDGEDLAGLDGKYVEIEARRRRTREFINRLKSPNLDTRWRAAEALGIVGDQTAVQPLIEALDDPFVEVSWLAAKSLGSLGDSRAVEPLIRALKSDEKWLRIGAAIGLGKIRDKKAVGPLIDALHDKRAPVRKHAAWALGAIGDERAIGALTVARSDPDEKVRQAAKLALRLISGSENSDEMQGDAPGPPSVPEP, from the coding sequence ATGGACGGCGAGGATCTGGCAGGACTGGATGGGAAATACGTCGAGATCGAAGCCCGCCGGAGGAGGACCCGGGAATTCATCAACCGGCTGAAGAGTCCAAATCTTGACACCCGGTGGAGGGCAGCCGAAGCCCTGGGGATTGTCGGAGACCAGACCGCGGTGCAACCGCTCATCGAGGCACTCGACGATCCCTTCGTCGAAGTCTCATGGCTTGCGGCCAAGTCTCTGGGTTCGCTTGGTGACAGCAGGGCGGTTGAGCCGCTCATCAGGGCGCTGAAATCCGATGAGAAATGGCTCAGGATCGGCGCGGCAATCGGTCTGGGGAAGATCCGGGACAAAAAAGCGGTCGGGCCCCTGATCGATGCCCTCCATGATAAGAGAGCCCCGGTCAGGAAGCATGCTGCATGGGCGTTGGGCGCAATCGGTGACGAGCGGGCGATCGGTGCGCTGACAGTAGCGCGATCCGATCCCGACGAAAAAGTCCGCCAGGCTGCCAAACTGGCACTACGCCTGATATCCGGGTCAGAAAACAGCGATGAGATGCAGGGGGATGCACCCGGTCCCCCTAGCGTTCCCGAACCATGA
- a CDS encoding radical SAM protein has translation MHLRECLEGLRGKKIAVLTFGCTFNQGDSRILERILADLGCVLGCTVREADAVVVNTCTVVGITERRMIRVLRALHDKPLYVTGCMAQVQREEILSVCNPVFLPLPSGAGIHQEGGPPLPYDVGIVQLGSGCQGSCTYCITRLARGPLRSYPGNTILADVRSAIRSGAAEIRLTAQDCSAWGQDTGESLPDLLARIGEVPGTFRARVGMMNPATILPILDPLAESFGTDNVFRFAHIPVQSGSDRVLRRMGRMYSPEDVIGISCALRRRNPDITLATDIIVGFPGEEEDDVTSTIDLLNRMRPAKINITRYSPRPGTVAAMFDAPIDRVKKDRSRLVQYNAGKIYRQINRTLVGSTHPVLVTERIRPGTVLARTATYTGIVLEGDFSIGTELDARITEDRTYFFIGEPAGRMSPPGSSRS, from the coding sequence ATGCACCTTAGAGAATGTCTCGAAGGTCTCCGTGGGAAAAAAATCGCAGTCCTCACCTTCGGATGCACGTTCAACCAGGGCGATTCAAGGATCCTGGAGCGGATCCTGGCCGATCTCGGGTGCGTGCTTGGGTGCACGGTCCGCGAAGCCGATGCCGTGGTGGTCAACACCTGCACGGTGGTCGGTATAACCGAACGAAGGATGATCCGGGTACTCAGGGCACTTCACGACAAACCGCTCTATGTGACCGGATGTATGGCGCAGGTGCAGCGGGAAGAGATACTCTCGGTATGCAACCCGGTCTTTCTTCCGCTTCCTTCCGGTGCCGGAATACACCAGGAAGGCGGGCCGCCGCTGCCGTATGATGTCGGAATTGTCCAGCTGGGATCAGGGTGCCAGGGTTCCTGCACGTACTGCATCACCCGACTGGCCCGGGGCCCCCTCAGGAGCTACCCGGGCAACACAATCCTTGCCGATGTCCGTTCTGCCATCCGGTCCGGAGCGGCTGAAATACGGTTGACGGCCCAGGACTGCAGTGCCTGGGGTCAGGATACCGGCGAATCGCTGCCCGATCTGCTCGCCAGGATAGGGGAGGTTCCCGGGACCTTCAGGGCCAGGGTAGGCATGATGAACCCGGCAACCATCCTCCCCATCCTCGACCCCCTTGCCGAATCGTTCGGAACAGATAATGTTTTCAGGTTTGCACACATCCCGGTGCAATCCGGGTCGGATCGCGTGCTCCGGAGGATGGGACGGATGTATTCCCCGGAGGACGTGATCGGGATAAGCTGTGCCCTCAGGAGGCGCAACCCCGATATCACCCTGGCCACCGACATCATCGTTGGCTTCCCGGGGGAGGAAGAGGACGATGTGACATCAACCATCGATCTCCTCAACCGGATGCGCCCGGCCAAGATCAATATCACCAGGTACTCCCCGAGGCCTGGCACGGTTGCCGCAATGTTCGATGCACCAATCGATCGCGTGAAAAAGGATCGCTCGCGCCTGGTCCAGTACAATGCCGGGAAAATCTACCGGCAGATCAACAGAACCCTGGTGGGCAGTACCCACCCCGTCCTTGTTACGGAGCGGATCAGGCCGGGAACCGTTCTTGCAAGGACTGCAACGTATACCGGAATCGTCCTGGAAGGGGACTTTTCCATCGGAACTGAACTGGACGCCCGCATCACCGAAGACCGGACCTATTTCTTCATTGGTGAACCGGCAGGCCGCATGTCCCCGCCGGGATCCAGCAGGTCATGA
- the nadX gene encoding aspartate dehydrogenase — MITIGLLGCGNIGRIIGEYKGTWKIVALYDLVPEKAGELAGVTGGRSCADFESFIRADFDLVVEAASVKAVRTYAESILRNGKDLVILSVGALADPSFRDEIVSIAGTMGRRVYIPSGAICGLDNLKVARISPLTRLLLRTTKSPASLGIAAAERTLVFQGKANECIKEFPRNVNVSVALSLACGRDADVELYVDPAVKRNVHEIYAEGAFGDLYIRVSNLPSPDNPATSYLAALSILSLLDNIGNPLVVGT, encoded by the coding sequence ATGATCACCATCGGGCTGCTCGGATGCGGCAACATCGGTCGTATCATCGGCGAATATAAAGGAACCTGGAAGATCGTCGCCCTATATGACCTGGTACCCGAAAAGGCCGGGGAGCTTGCCGGGGTGACCGGGGGAAGATCCTGCGCCGATTTTGAAAGCTTCATCCGGGCGGACTTCGATCTCGTGGTGGAAGCTGCTTCGGTGAAAGCAGTACGCACCTACGCGGAGTCTATCCTCCGAAATGGTAAAGACCTGGTTATACTGAGCGTTGGGGCACTCGCTGATCCCTCCTTCCGGGACGAGATTGTTAGCATCGCTGGAACAATGGGAAGGCGGGTATACATCCCGAGCGGTGCGATATGCGGTCTCGACAACCTGAAGGTGGCACGGATATCCCCGTTGACCCGCCTGCTGCTCAGGACCACCAAGAGCCCGGCATCTCTCGGCATCGCTGCGGCCGAGAGAACCCTGGTGTTCCAGGGCAAGGCGAACGAATGCATCAAAGAGTTTCCCAGGAACGTCAATGTATCCGTCGCCCTCAGCCTGGCATGCGGCAGGGACGCTGATGTCGAACTGTACGTGGACCCTGCTGTCAAGCGGAATGTCCACGAGATCTATGCCGAGGGGGCTTTCGGAGACCTGTACATAAGGGTCAGCAACCTCCCCAGCCCTGACAACCCGGCGACAAGCTACCTCGCTGCGCTGTCCATCCTCTCGCTCCTGGACAATATCGGCAATCCGCTCGTGGTGGGCACATGA
- a CDS encoding malate dehydrogenase — protein sequence MAKVTIIGATGNVGTFAAHTISEIPHVNELLLFGRKGREGLLCGIVQDMKDSFAACGNSMEIHWTTEPPDIQGSDIVVCTAGTGRRPGQDRLDLALGNARVVASVSRDVGTYADDTIILMVTNPVDIMTSVALKYSGLDPNRVFGLGTHLDSMRLKSLIASLFNVHVSEVHTRIIGEHGDSMVPLWSATTIGGIQISNLPAFSRLPFTEMVEAVKGSGESIIRDKGATIFGPGEAIATLVRTVLGNENRILTVSAYVMSEVHDIGNVCIGVPARINRNGVFPVPIRIDEQEVVQFRASVEKIRGITTELMAILQKENV from the coding sequence ATGGCAAAGGTCACGATTATCGGGGCGACCGGAAACGTCGGCACATTTGCCGCCCATACCATATCTGAAATTCCCCATGTCAACGAGTTACTCCTGTTCGGCCGGAAAGGCCGCGAAGGTCTCCTCTGCGGGATCGTCCAGGACATGAAGGATTCATTTGCAGCCTGCGGCAATTCCATGGAGATCCACTGGACAACGGAACCCCCGGACATCCAGGGTTCGGACATCGTGGTCTGCACTGCGGGTACCGGCCGCCGTCCCGGCCAGGACCGGCTCGATCTGGCTCTCGGAAATGCCCGTGTCGTCGCGTCCGTGTCGCGCGATGTCGGCACCTATGCCGATGATACCATCATCCTGATGGTCACCAATCCCGTAGATATCATGACGTCTGTTGCCCTGAAATACTCGGGGCTCGATCCAAACCGTGTGTTCGGTCTTGGCACCCACCTCGATTCCATGAGGCTGAAGTCGCTCATCGCATCGCTGTTCAATGTCCATGTCAGCGAAGTCCACACCAGGATTATCGGAGAGCATGGCGACAGCATGGTCCCGCTGTGGTCTGCAACCACCATCGGGGGCATCCAGATCAGCAACCTCCCGGCGTTCTCACGCCTCCCGTTCACAGAGATGGTCGAGGCCGTCAAGGGCAGCGGAGAAAGCATCATCAGGGACAAAGGTGCGACCATCTTCGGCCCCGGTGAAGCCATCGCCACGCTGGTCAGGACAGTGCTTGGCAACGAGAACCGTATCCTCACGGTATCCGCATATGTCATGAGCGAGGTTCACGATATCGGAAACGTCTGCATTGGCGTCCCGGCCCGCATCAACCGGAACGGTGTCTTTCCCGTACCTATCAGGATTGACGAGCAGGAGGTGGTCCAGTTCAGGGCTTCTGTAGAGAAGATCCGGGGGATAACGACCGAACTGATGGCCATCCTCCAGAAAGAAAACGTATAG